The Drosophila innubila isolate TH190305 chromosome 3R unlocalized genomic scaffold, UK_Dinn_1.0 2_E_3R, whole genome shotgun sequence genome has a segment encoding these proteins:
- the LOC117791424 gene encoding succinate dehydrogenase [ubiquinone] cytochrome b small subunit, mitochondrial isoform X2 has product MLSSLLLRGAARGNAVSLIKSARITPLKAYSTVVANAQRQALAKPLALTQKVTPVAMRGISVSAPKMASAGTNHTSLWTIERVVSAGLLAVIPAAFLAPSQVLDALLAVSVVIHTHWGVEAMVVDYMRPAVVGNILPKVAHIALIIISVATLGGLFYYIKNDVGLANGIKRFWAIKGKDSEKA; this is encoded by the exons atgcTGTCTTCTTTGTTACTACGTGGCGCTGCTCGTGGCAATG CTGTGAGTCTTATCAAGTCGGCGCGGATTACTCCACTAAAGGCATACTCCACTGTGGTGGCCAATGCGCAGCGCCAGGCGTTGGCCAAGCCTCTGGCCCTAACCCAGAAAGTAACG CCAGTTGCTATGCGTGGTATTTCAGTGAGCGCTCCGAAAATGGCCTCAGCTGGAACCAACCACACAAGTCTGTGGACAATTGAACGCGTTGTGTCCGCTGGACTCTTGGCTGTGATTCCTGCTGCCTTCCTGGCTCCCTCCCAGGTATTGGACGCACTCCTGGCAGTGTCTGTggttatacacacacattg GGGCGTTGAAGCCATGGTCGTCGACTATATGCGTCCTGCCGTTGTTGGCAATATTCTGCCCAAGGTTGCTCACATTGCGCTCATTATAATATCAGTGGCTACCTTGGGAGGACTCttctattatattaaaaacgaTGTGGGTCTGGCGAACGGCATTAAACGCTTCTGGGCCATCAAGGGCAAGGATTCCGAGAAGGCTTAA
- the LOC117791424 gene encoding succinate dehydrogenase [ubiquinone] cytochrome b small subunit, mitochondrial isoform X1: protein MLSSLLLRGAARGNAAVSLIKSARITPLKAYSTVVANAQRQALAKPLALTQKVTPVAMRGISVSAPKMASAGTNHTSLWTIERVVSAGLLAVIPAAFLAPSQVLDALLAVSVVIHTHWGVEAMVVDYMRPAVVGNILPKVAHIALIIISVATLGGLFYYIKNDVGLANGIKRFWAIKGKDSEKA, encoded by the exons atgcTGTCTTCTTTGTTACTACGTGGCGCTGCTCGTGGCAATG CAGCTGTGAGTCTTATCAAGTCGGCGCGGATTACTCCACTAAAGGCATACTCCACTGTGGTGGCCAATGCGCAGCGCCAGGCGTTGGCCAAGCCTCTGGCCCTAACCCAGAAAGTAACG CCAGTTGCTATGCGTGGTATTTCAGTGAGCGCTCCGAAAATGGCCTCAGCTGGAACCAACCACACAAGTCTGTGGACAATTGAACGCGTTGTGTCCGCTGGACTCTTGGCTGTGATTCCTGCTGCCTTCCTGGCTCCCTCCCAGGTATTGGACGCACTCCTGGCAGTGTCTGTggttatacacacacattg GGGCGTTGAAGCCATGGTCGTCGACTATATGCGTCCTGCCGTTGTTGGCAATATTCTGCCCAAGGTTGCTCACATTGCGCTCATTATAATATCAGTGGCTACCTTGGGAGGACTCttctattatattaaaaacgaTGTGGGTCTGGCGAACGGCATTAAACGCTTCTGGGCCATCAAGGGCAAGGATTCCGAGAAGGCTTAA
- the LOC117790041 gene encoding uncharacterized protein LOC117790041, which yields MNNYLRLVCLLGVLSRALSQFNQIEQYNCIIPKILQGSWFSWEVGLPTQTIIDATHMSTRGYCIHYQRHKGDEYSFVFKERAANCYHCVRTVIRTLNIFEKFEGPCVGLAPGQEPTVENVCRGIKDDQQLITLFNENYVPINCRSSLEGVWHFTYQNRFRFTGVCNKPDARIQSCQTAGTQFLIQNQKFNITYQKCEGMEGTFTGNVEFSCLGDWFVGKNHYFAVANTKESRKDEKYRCFLKNRDDDLYVGVSITAECNTLKTPENSPERLKLTPVKAEFVEPGCTLPQNFSGEWVNTANIDADVSISETHINETYYPDRARYRKTIYVCRERRGNRVMMARLTVDGCQKDYVCFDFMPRHHNIIRYRKGLAVIKDDFSTVCSWVQFPNKEAWKYDLFLARNPVPVRCPVAGKFNFTQRGEHPFKTRILGGVTLSPRPDIHCKQNISDISVCDTDQKELAVDENYCLSVDHLGRPVDIYSDPDYRMKCIGFWKENLKSYLITYDDLDPLSKYRCWVYQRADLNRVLMSQAVGAFCKLNQDVTSWNHSEGAAVAIDAVEYERERDDCPMYFDDGLNPWKPSDASNIVFDWDFYKAGADRLDSSFRTQAVFVIGVVFMLVLRIVAY from the exons atgaaCAACTACTTGAGATTGGTATGCCTTTTAGGCGTCTTAAGCAGAG CGCTGTCGCAATTTAATCAGATTGAGCAGTATAATTGCATTATACCCAAGATACTGCAGGGATCATGGTTCTCCTGGGAGGTGGGTCTGCCCACCCAAACGATTATCGATGCCACTCATATGTCCACCCGGGGATATTGCATCCATTACCAGCGACACAAGGGCGATGAATACTCGTTTGTTTTTAAGGAGCGCGCTGCCAATTGTTACCACTGTGTGCGTACCGTTATACGCACTCTAAACATCTTTGAGAAATTCGAAGGTCCTTGCGTGGGTCTGGCACCTGGCCAGGAGCCCACTGTGGAGAATGTTTGCAGGGGAATCAAGGACGATCAGCAGCTGATCACATTGTTCAACGAGAACTATGTGCCCATCAATTGTCGCTCGTCTCTCGAGGGAGTTTGGCATTTTACATATCAG AATCGTTTCCGCTTTACGGGTGTGTGCAATAAACCAGATGCTCGCATCCAATCCTGTCAAACCGCCGGAACTCAGTTTCTGATCCAGAATCAGAAGTTCAACATTACGTATCAAAAGTGCGAGGGAATGGAGGGAACCTTTACCGGAAACGTGGAGTTCAGTTGTTTGGGGGACTGGTTTGTGGGCAAGAATCATTATTTCGCTGTGGCCAACACGAAGGAGTCGCGTAAGGATGAAAAGTATCGTTGCTTCCTCAAAAATCGTGATGATGATCTCTATGTGGGCGTTTCCATCACTGCCGAGTGTAATACACTTAAAACCCCCGAAAATTCACCCGAACGTCTGAAGCTAACACCGGTGAAGGCGGAATTTGTGGAACCGGGCTGTACGTTACCACAGAATTTCTCCGGTGAATGGGTGAACACGGCAAACATTGATGCCGATGTGTCCATCAGTGAGACGCACATCAATGAGACCTACTATCCGGATAGGGCTCGTTACCGTAAGACCATCTACGTCTGCCGTGAACGACGGGGCAATCGGGTGATGATGGCACGTCTTACGGTCGATGGTTGCCAGAAAGATTACGTGTGCTTTGACTTTATGCCCCGGCATCACAATATCATACGCTATCGCAAGGGATTGGCTGTCATCAAGGATGATTTCAGCACTGTTTGCTCTTGGGTGCAATTTCCCAATAAGGAGGCATGGAAGTACGATCTATTCTTGGCCAGAAATCCGGTTCCTGTACGTTGTCCAGTCgctggaaaattcaatttcacgCAGAGAGGCGAGCATCCGTTTAAAACAAG aatcCTTGGAGGTGTTACACTGAGTCCACGTCCGGATATTCACTGCAAGCAGAATATATCGGATATTTCGGTATGCGATACGGATCAAAAGGAATTGGCGGTCGATGAAAACTATTGCCTGTCTGTGGATCATTTGGGTCGACCTGTGGACATCTACAGTGATCCGGATTATCGCATGAAGTGCATTGGCTTTTGGAAGGAGAATCTGAAATCCTATTTAATTACCTACGACGATTTGGATCCATTATCCAAATACCGTTGTTGGGTGTATCAACGTGCCGACCTGAATCGCGTCCTTATGTCCCAGGCAGTGGGTGCATTCTGTAAGCTTAACCAGGACGTGACTTCCTGGAATCATTCCGAGggagctgctgttgccatcGATGCCGTTGAGTATGAACGTGAACGCGACGATTGTCCAATGTATTTCGATGACGGCTTGAATCCATGGAAACCATCAGATGCCTCAAACATTGTCTTTGACTGGGACTTCTATAAAGCGGGAGCAGATCGTCTGGATTCTTCTTTCCGTACACAAGCAGTTTTTGTCATTGGTGTTGTATTTATGCTCGTTCTGCGTATAGTCGCctattaa